A window of the Cicer arietinum cultivar CDC Frontier isolate Library 1 chromosome 6, Cicar.CDCFrontier_v2.0, whole genome shotgun sequence genome harbors these coding sequences:
- the LOC113787035 gene encoding PLASMODESMATA CALLOSE-BINDING PROTEIN 1-like, whose amino-acid sequence MNLRSWQFVIFSLCIFFGSGLVKNTVVSADGGQWCVAKEGIPDVFLRLGIDYACGDGAVDCSAIILGGSCFTPANLRDHASYAFNSYYHAHPSPSNCVFGGISTLTNTDPSNGNCHYLSSSSDTSAPTPPGPPIPPGPPTFTQPGDVPAGATPIRSATTSTFLSLSTLFVCGLLVLLQTTNFI is encoded by the exons ATGAATCTTAGAAGTTGGCAGTTTGTTATATTCTCCTTGTGCATTTTCTTTGGTTCAG GATTAGTCAAAAACACTGTTGTATCAGCAGATGGTGGTCAATGGTGTGTTGCTAAGGAAGGGATTCCAGACGTGTTTCTACGACTTGGTATTGATTATGCTTGTGGTGATGGAGCTGTAGACTGCTCAGCAATTATTTTAGGTGGAAGCTGTTTTACACCGGCCAATCTCCGTGACCATGCTTCTTATGCCTTCAATAGTTACTACCACGCGCATCCAAGTCCTTCCAATTGTGTGTTCGGAGGAATTTCTACATTAACAAACACAGATCCAA GTAATGGGAATTGTCATTATCTATCATCCAGTTCAGA CACAAGTGCACCAACCCCACCAGGTCCACCAATCCCACCAGGTCCcccaacatttacacaaccaGGTGATGTGCCCGCTGGAGCAACACCAATCCGTAGCGCAACCACATCTACTTTTCTTTCCTTGTCGACGTTGTTTGTATGTGGTTTATTGGTTTTACTCcaaacaacaaatttcatctag